From Candidatus Atelocyanobacterium thalassa isolate ALOHA, a single genomic window includes:
- a CDS encoding glucosamine-6-phosphate deaminase, protein MSSLTVQIHEDKYAVSAEAARITQNYLMETLNKQDEATVLLATGNSQIKFLEALTDSRKIDWSRVNFLHLDEYLNIDKDHPASFHTYLRAKVENKIKAKSFNYLLGDTLEPLQECIRYSKLLRRRQVDICFLGVGVNGHLAFNEPQAENFNDFDLVKIVELDLNTRCSQVDQNYFQSIENVPKYALTVTIPMILSVKRILCLATGENKAKIVKIMLQNNISSKCPSSILRQHSDTTLLLDKCSASLL, encoded by the coding sequence ATGAGTTCTTTAACTGTTCAGATACATGAAGATAAATATGCCGTATCAGCTGAAGCAGCTAGAATTACGCAAAACTATCTTATGGAGACTTTAAATAAACAAGATGAAGCCACAGTTTTATTAGCCACAGGTAATTCTCAAATTAAATTTCTAGAAGCTTTAACAGATTCAAGAAAAATTGATTGGTCACGTGTTAATTTTTTACATCTAGATGAATACTTAAATATCGATAAAGATCATCCTGCTAGTTTCCATACTTATCTTCGTGCAAAAGTAGAAAACAAAATTAAGGCAAAATCTTTTAACTACTTACTTGGAGATACCTTAGAGCCCTTGCAAGAATGTATTCGCTATTCTAAATTACTCAGAAGAAGACAAGTTGATATTTGTTTTTTAGGAGTAGGAGTTAACGGACATTTGGCTTTCAATGAACCGCAGGCAGAAAATTTTAATGATTTTGATTTAGTAAAAATTGTTGAGCTAGATCTAAATACTCGTTGTTCTCAAGTAGATCAAAATTACTTTCAATCTATAGAAAATGTACCTAAATATGCTTTAACTGTAACTATTCCAATGATTTTGTCAGTCAAAAGAATTCTTTGCTTAGCAACTGGAGAAAATAAAGCAAAAATAGTTAAAATTATGTTACAAAACAATATTTCTTCAAAATGTCCTTCATCCATTTTAAGACAGCATTCTGATACAACTTTATTATTGGATAAGTGCTCAGCTTCACTCCTATAG
- a CDS encoding MFS transporter, translating to MDYIDLDSRQKQNLGLLLGVSLFFWISITVLLPTLPTYVEYLGGTKPEIGLIMGSFAVGSLFSRTLLGYLADTKSRKLVLYIGVIIAALSPLNYLFVQTILPLSIVRAIHGISISAFTTAYSALVIDFSPIKHRGRVIGYMSLVTPIGMSIGPVFGDLLKENFGYTTLFIVSSICGFLGLFLVVAMQKESNSNSYSSSGINNNDSSHSFHKILSSHSLVIPTLVLLLIGLLFGTIITFLPLFLEEKGLEFSAGLFYTLASITSFLSRIFLGRVADKFGRGLFITTSILCYFSSMILLTQATGSQQLYLAAIFEGIGAGILMPMIITLVSDRSSPQERGQVYSVCLGGYDLGIALAGPIVGILGSELTYQTIFTFSSNLALIAFILFIVQSNPTIKTSLAFAVGKREDLYYREN from the coding sequence ATGGACTATATCGATCTCGACTCTCGACAAAAACAAAATTTAGGACTTCTACTGGGAGTAAGCTTATTTTTTTGGATTAGTATTACAGTTTTATTACCTACCTTACCAACATATGTTGAGTATCTTGGTGGTACAAAACCTGAAATTGGTTTGATTATGGGTAGTTTTGCTGTGGGATCATTATTTTCTAGAACACTGTTAGGTTATTTAGCTGATACTAAAAGCAGAAAATTAGTTCTTTATATTGGAGTTATTATTGCAGCTTTATCTCCATTAAATTATCTTTTTGTTCAAACTATCCTTCCTTTGTCTATTGTTCGTGCAATTCACGGTATTAGTATTTCTGCTTTTACTACAGCCTATAGTGCTTTGGTTATAGATTTTTCGCCCATAAAACATAGAGGACGAGTAATTGGCTATATGAGCTTAGTAACACCTATTGGTATGAGCATTGGTCCTGTATTTGGAGATTTATTAAAAGAAAATTTTGGATATACTACTTTATTTATTGTGTCATCAATTTGTGGCTTTTTAGGGTTATTTTTAGTTGTCGCAATGCAAAAAGAATCCAACTCTAACTCTTATAGTTCTTCTGGTATTAATAATAACGATTCGTCTCATAGCTTTCATAAAATACTATCTAGTCATTCTTTAGTTATTCCAACATTAGTTTTGTTATTAATTGGTCTGCTATTTGGTACGATAATAACTTTTTTACCTCTCTTTTTAGAAGAAAAAGGATTAGAATTTAGTGCAGGTTTATTTTATACATTAGCTTCTATTACAAGCTTTTTATCGCGAATTTTCTTAGGTAGAGTAGCTGATAAATTTGGGCGTGGTTTATTTATTACAACTAGTATTCTTTGCTATTTTAGCTCAATGATTTTATTGACTCAAGCGACTGGAAGTCAACAATTATATTTAGCAGCTATCTTTGAAGGAATAGGAGCAGGAATTCTTATGCCTATGATCATCACCTTAGTTTCTGATCGTTCATCTCCTCAAGAAAGAGGTCAAGTTTACTCTGTATGTCTAGGTGGTTATGATCTTGGTATAGCTCTTGCAGGACCTATAGTAGGTATTCTAGGAAGTGAACTTACTTATCAAACTATTTTTACTTTTAGTAGTAATTTAGCCTTAATTGCATTTATCTTATTTATTGTCCAATCTAATCCCACGATAAAAACGTCTTTAGCTTTTGCTGTAGGAAAGAGAGAAGATTTATACTATCGTGAAAATTAA
- a CDS encoding exopolysaccharide biosynthesis protein has protein sequence MTKLSIELEQYFSQKKLSDDIRLVDLLELAGKRVFGFLFVILSLPSALPVPAPGYSIPFGILILILACQFVLGTRIPWFPKKLLNSSIKLGTAQAFVQKSKPWLQRIELLARPRMTYICTNKITRIFIGLIIIFMSISMMIPIPGTNTLPAIGIFVTGFGLQENDGCITFLGLIVCSIASVLSASILMVAIWSGSTLIEVLKGYLTIL, from the coding sequence ATGACTAAATTATCGATTGAATTGGAACAATACTTTTCGCAAAAAAAGCTGTCAGATGATATAAGATTAGTTGATCTTCTAGAACTAGCTGGAAAAAGAGTTTTTGGTTTTTTATTTGTTATCTTATCCCTTCCCTCAGCTTTACCAGTCCCAGCACCTGGTTATTCGATTCCTTTTGGAATATTAATACTTATTCTAGCCTGCCAATTTGTTTTAGGAACTAGAATTCCTTGGTTTCCAAAAAAGCTTTTAAATAGTTCTATAAAGCTAGGAACTGCACAAGCTTTTGTTCAAAAAAGCAAACCATGGTTACAACGTATTGAATTATTAGCTCGTCCTCGTATGACCTACATCTGTACTAACAAAATTACACGTATTTTTATTGGTTTAATAATTATTTTTATGTCGATTTCTATGATGATACCTATTCCTGGGACGAATACATTACCTGCAATAGGTATTTTCGTAACAGGCTTTGGATTGCAAGAAAATGATGGATGTATTACTTTTCTCGGACTAATTGTTTGCTCAATAGCTAGCGTTTTATCTGCGTCTATTCTTATGGTTGCTATTTGGAGCGGAAGTACGCTTATCGAGGTTCTTAAGGGTTATTTAACAATTTTATAA
- a CDS encoding D-alanine--D-alanine ligase family protein, which translates to MMKISIGLLFGGASEEHIVSINSARAILQALQIGNNLCKYNVIPIYIQRNGVWISGKIAEQVLQTKQALPLVLLKKEEKFQLWQFPTEVNQIDVWFPVLHGPNGEDGTIQGLLKMMQTPFVGTSVLGSAIGMDKIVMKTIFSQAGFPQVKYLTLEYSKLFSNAQYYSQLCNDIRTNLGYPCFIKPANLGSSVGVSKVSSHDELEIALKNAASYDNRIIIEEGIIARELECGVLGNDIPKASVVGEITFESDFYDYKAKYKDTSSKIHIPAQLPNHIIEKIQQMAINAFTTINGRGLSRVDFFYIEGTQKIFINEINSFPGFTESSMYPELWIKTGLEFHELVDKLIELALK; encoded by the coding sequence ATGATGAAAATATCAATAGGCTTATTGTTTGGCGGAGCCTCAGAAGAACATATAGTTTCTATTAATTCAGCTAGAGCTATTTTACAAGCATTACAAATAGGTAATAATCTATGTAAGTATAATGTAATACCTATTTATATTCAAAGAAATGGTGTTTGGATATCTGGAAAAATAGCTGAACAAGTTTTACAAACCAAACAAGCTTTACCATTAGTATTACTAAAAAAAGAAGAAAAATTTCAGCTATGGCAATTTCCAACTGAAGTAAATCAAATAGATGTTTGGTTTCCAGTTTTACATGGTCCAAATGGAGAAGATGGAACTATTCAGGGCCTATTAAAGATGATGCAAACTCCCTTTGTTGGAACTAGTGTATTAGGATCAGCAATAGGTATGGATAAGATTGTAATGAAAACAATATTTTCACAAGCAGGATTTCCTCAGGTTAAATATTTAACTCTTGAATATTCTAAATTGTTTTCTAATGCTCAATACTATTCTCAATTATGTAATGATATTAGAACAAATCTTGGATATCCATGTTTTATTAAACCAGCCAATCTGGGTTCTTCAGTTGGAGTTTCAAAAGTCTCTTCTCATGATGAATTAGAGATTGCTCTAAAAAATGCTGCTAGTTATGACAATCGAATCATTATTGAAGAAGGAATTATCGCTAGAGAATTAGAATGTGGAGTTTTGGGAAATGATATTCCTAAAGCATCTGTCGTAGGAGAAATTACTTTTGAAAGTGATTTCTATGATTATAAAGCTAAATATAAAGATACTAGTTCTAAGATACATATTCCTGCTCAATTACCAAATCATATAATAGAAAAAATTCAACAGATGGCCATTAACGCATTTACTACAATTAATGGTAGAGGATTATCTAGAGTAGATTTCTTTTATATTGAAGGAACCCAAAAAATTTTTATCAATGAGATTAACAGTTTCCCTGGCTTTACAGAGTCTAGTATGTATCCAGAATTATGGATAAAGACAGGATTAGAGTTTCACGAGCTAGTAGATAAATTAATTGAATTAGCTTTAAAATAA
- a CDS encoding trans-splicing intein-formed DNA polymerase III subunit alpha C-terminal partner DnaE-C: MTKITSRKSLGIHEVFDIGLEKDHNFLLDNGFIASNCFNKSHSTAYAYITYQTAYLKANYPVEYMAALLTANSDNQDKIEKYRENCQKMGIQVLPPDISLSLKDFTPLENQILFGLSAVRNLGEGAIDSILKARIQLNTKFNSLADFCSNTDSRTVNKRALETLIYSGAFDSVSNNRKQLINDLDLVISWAQKKAKDKESGQLNLFDLITNNADNSNLDLEYEDVPSSPSVEDFSLQDKLKFEKEYLGFYISEHPLRIIEEPVSILSPVSFDEIIVQKAKRNITILSTIAEIKEYTTKKGDQMAFLVLEDTSRHIEGVCFPKSYKKIKNVLTKDSVLIIWGKVDFRDDKVQVIIEHAQDIDSMRIVIIDLSLEQATNKISCHNLKSILSGHAGKNNQTKIPLFIFLQDKGNKKLIRLDESYWPNDEKLVINALNKVEFNSYSISLLEYKK, encoded by the coding sequence ATGACTAAAATTACATCCCGTAAATCTTTAGGAATTCATGAAGTATTTGATATTGGTCTAGAAAAAGATCATAATTTTCTATTAGATAATGGTTTTATAGCTTCTAATTGCTTTAATAAATCTCACTCCACAGCTTATGCTTACATAACCTATCAGACAGCATATTTAAAAGCCAATTATCCTGTTGAATATATGGCTGCTTTATTAACTGCTAATAGTGATAATCAAGATAAGATAGAAAAATATCGAGAAAATTGTCAAAAAATGGGTATTCAAGTTTTACCTCCAGATATTAGTCTTTCTCTTAAAGATTTTACTCCTTTAGAAAATCAAATTCTTTTTGGATTATCAGCAGTTAGAAACTTAGGAGAAGGAGCTATAGATAGTATCTTAAAAGCTAGAATACAATTAAATACAAAATTTAATTCTTTGGCAGATTTTTGCTCTAATACTGATTCAAGAACTGTTAACAAAAGAGCCTTAGAAACTTTAATTTATTCTGGAGCTTTTGATAGTGTTTCTAATAATCGTAAACAATTAATTAATGATCTTGATTTAGTAATTTCTTGGGCACAAAAAAAAGCAAAAGATAAAGAAAGTGGTCAATTAAATCTTTTTGATTTAATTACTAATAATGCTGATAACTCTAACTTAGACTTAGAATATGAAGATGTTCCTAGCTCTCCATCAGTTGAAGATTTCTCTCTACAAGATAAATTAAAATTTGAGAAGGAATATCTTGGTTTTTATATTTCAGAACATCCTCTAAGAATAATTGAAGAACCAGTTTCAATTCTCTCTCCAGTTTCTTTTGATGAAATAATAGTTCAGAAAGCTAAGAGAAATATTACTATTTTATCTACAATTGCTGAAATTAAAGAATATACAACTAAAAAAGGAGATCAGATGGCCTTTTTAGTTTTAGAAGATACATCAAGACATATCGAAGGAGTTTGTTTCCCAAAAAGTTATAAGAAAATTAAAAATGTTCTAACAAAAGACTCCGTATTAATTATTTGGGGAAAAGTTGATTTTCGAGACGATAAAGTACAAGTAATAATAGAACATGCTCAAGATATAGATTCTATGAGAATAGTTATTATTGATTTGAGTTTGGAACAAGCTACCAATAAAATATCTTGTCATAATTTGAAGTCTATTCTATCTGGACATGCAGGAAAAAATAATCAAACTAAAATACCACTTTTTATATTTCTTCAGGATAAAGGCAATAAAAAATTAATTAGATTAGACGAAAGTTATTGGCCTAATGATGAAAAATTAGTCATTAATGCTTTAAACAAAGTTGAGTTTAATTCATATTCTATTTCTTTATTGGAATATAAAAAATAA